ACCCTAACCCTGACCCTGACCCTAACCCTGACCCTAACCCTGACCCTGACCCTAACCCTGACCCTGACCCTGACCCTAACTGTCAGCGCCCACCTCTCCCCGCAGACACCCTCTATTTCTTCGGGGACAACAACTTCACCGAGTGGGGCCCCCTCTTCCAGAAGTACGTGCCCCCGCCGTTCCGCATCCCCGGCACCAGCAGCGCCTACAGCTTCGGGATCGCAGGTGGGGGCCGCGGGCTcggcatggggggggggggggccggcagcccccccgggggcgcCTCCAGCACCCGCTGCCTCCCTAGGCTCGGGTTCGGGCGTCCCCTTCCACTGGCACGGCCCCGGTTACTCCGAGGTGATCTTCGGCAGGAAGGTGAGCGGGGTCTGGAAGCCGCGCGGGGGCTTTGGCGAGGGGGAGCTGAGCCTCCGCCGGGTCTTCCAGCGCTGGTTCCTCTACCCGCCGGATAAAACTCCCCACTTCCACCCCAACGAGACGACGCTGGCCTGGCTCCAGAGCACCTACCCCACGCTGCCGCCGGCCGAGCGGCCGCTGGAGTGCACCATCCGCCCCGGAGAGGTgagggagggctgcagggaggccGCACGTGGCTGCTCGGCTCCCGCCCCGGCCcgagggcaggagggaaaaacGCTGGCGGCTGCTCCCCGTGGCGTGCCGGGAGCCCCAGGGAGCCCCCGCTGCGCTCTGCCCGCAGGTCCTGTACTTCCCCGACCGCTGGTGGCACGCCACGCTCAACCTGGACACCAGCGT
The sequence above is a segment of the Oxyura jamaicensis isolate SHBP4307 breed ruddy duck chromosome 14 unlocalized genomic scaffold, BPBGC_Ojam_1.0 oxy14_random_OJ70635, whole genome shotgun sequence genome. Coding sequences within it:
- the LOC118157927 gene encoding jmjC domain-containing protein 8-like; the protein is PDPDPNPDPNPDPDPNPDPDPDPNCQRPPLPADTLYFFGDNNFTEWGPLFQKYVPPPFRIPGTSSAYSFGIAGSGSGVPFHWHGPGYSEVIFGRKRWFLYPPDKTPHFHPNETTLAWLQSTYPTLPPAERPLECTIRPGEVLYFPDRWWHATLNLDTSVFISTFLG